The proteins below are encoded in one region of Amycolatopsis acidiphila:
- a CDS encoding FAD-binding dehydrogenase, translating into MDADVIVVGAGLAGLVAASELTAAGKRVLVVEQEPEASLGGQAFWSFGGLFLVNTPEQRRLGIRDSVELAWRDWETNAAFDRPEDHWPRKWARAYVEFAAGEKRSWLRSLGLRFFPIVNWAERGGNTVPRFHLTWGTGPAVVEPFARRARDTAEFRFRHRVDALTTTAGVIDGVSGTILEPSPASRGRASSRVPVGEFCLKAQAVLVCSGGIGGNHDLVRQNWPERLGPPPHTMLTGVPSHVDGRMLGISEAAGGHLIGRDRMWHYVEGVTDHTPVWPGHGIRILPGPSPLWLDALGRRLPAPLYPGFDTLGTLAHLRTTGHDHSWFVLTTKTIAREFALSGSEQNPDLTGKSVLRTLGRAFGIPGPVKAFLAHGADFVQAREPDELVRRMNALTGEPLLDPAAVRGEVLAHDEAVAQWISTRDLQVNAVRVARRYLGDRLVRVAPPHRLLDPKAGPLIAVRLSVLSRKTLGGLETDLSGQVLRAGGAALPGLYAAGEAAGFGGGGLHGYRALEGGFLGGCLFSGRQAGRAIAASL; encoded by the coding sequence ATGGACGCGGACGTGATCGTGGTGGGCGCCGGGCTGGCCGGGCTCGTCGCGGCGAGCGAGCTGACCGCCGCCGGCAAGCGGGTGCTCGTCGTCGAGCAGGAACCCGAGGCTTCCCTTGGCGGGCAAGCGTTCTGGTCCTTCGGCGGGCTCTTCCTCGTGAACACCCCGGAGCAACGCCGGCTCGGTATCCGCGATTCGGTGGAACTCGCCTGGCGCGACTGGGAGACCAACGCCGCCTTCGACCGGCCCGAGGACCATTGGCCGCGGAAGTGGGCGCGCGCGTACGTCGAGTTCGCGGCCGGCGAGAAGCGGTCGTGGCTACGTTCACTCGGTCTGCGTTTCTTCCCCATCGTCAACTGGGCCGAACGCGGCGGCAACACCGTGCCGCGGTTCCACCTCACCTGGGGCACCGGGCCCGCCGTCGTCGAGCCGTTCGCCCGCAGGGCGCGTGACACGGCCGAGTTCCGGTTCCGGCACCGGGTCGACGCCCTCACCACCACCGCCGGCGTGATCGACGGCGTCAGCGGCACGATCCTCGAACCCAGTCCCGCGTCCCGTGGCCGGGCGAGTTCCCGGGTTCCCGTCGGCGAGTTCTGCCTGAAGGCGCAGGCGGTGCTCGTCTGTTCCGGCGGCATCGGCGGCAACCACGATCTCGTCCGGCAGAACTGGCCCGAGCGGCTCGGCCCGCCACCGCACACCATGCTCACCGGCGTACCGTCGCATGTGGACGGACGGATGCTCGGCATCAGCGAGGCCGCCGGCGGCCACCTCATCGGCCGCGACCGGATGTGGCACTACGTCGAGGGCGTCACCGACCACACGCCCGTGTGGCCCGGCCACGGCATCCGCATCCTGCCCGGCCCCTCGCCGCTGTGGCTGGACGCGCTCGGGCGGCGGCTGCCCGCACCGCTCTACCCGGGCTTCGACACCCTCGGCACGCTGGCCCATCTGCGCACCACCGGGCACGACCACTCGTGGTTCGTCCTCACCACGAAGACGATCGCACGCGAGTTCGCGCTCTCCGGTTCCGAGCAGAACCCCGACCTGACGGGCAAGAGCGTCCTGCGAACGCTGGGCCGCGCGTTCGGCATCCCCGGCCCGGTGAAGGCGTTCCTGGCGCACGGCGCGGACTTCGTCCAGGCACGCGAGCCGGACGAGCTGGTCAGGCGGATGAACGCGCTCACCGGCGAACCCCTGCTCGACCCCGCGGCCGTGCGCGGCGAGGTGCTGGCCCACGACGAGGCCGTGGCGCAGTGGATCTCGACCCGCGACCTGCAGGTCAACGCGGTGCGGGTGGCCCGGCGGTACCTCGGCGACCGGCTCGTCCGGGTGGCGCCCCCGCACCGCCTGCTCGACCCGAAGGCCGGTCCGCTGATCGCCGTCCGGCTCAGCGTGCTGAGCCGCAAGACCCTCGGGGGGCTCGAGACCGACCTGTCCGGGCAGGTGCTGCGGGCCGGCGGCGCAGCACTGCCCGGCCTCTACGCCGCCGGCGAGGCGGCCGGCTTCGGTGGTGGCGGCCTGCACGGCTACCGGGCGCTGGAGGGCGGTTTCCTCGGCGGCTGCCTGTTCTCGGGCCGGCAGGCGGGCCGCGCCATCGCCGCCTCGCTCTGA
- a CDS encoding FAD-binding oxidoreductase, with translation MADVAARFAGIVGVGNLLSGNEVGEDYAHDESLTCEPHKPAYVAKPGSAEEVAALLVAAAEHAVPVTARGSGSGLSGAARPREDGLLISFERMNAVLEIDTANQVAVVQPGVTLAQLDAETAVAGLAYTVYPGELSASVGGTVGTNAGGMRAVKYGVTRNNVVGLQAVLPTGEIIRTGGRTSKVATGYDLTQLIIGSEGTLALATEVIVKLYPRLPYGATLLAPFGDLDQVMQAVPPILASGLAPNILEYVDNLTMAAISYNEKLSLGVPDEVRDATQAYLVVGLENRDSDRLDGDVERAGELLSELGATDVYVLDGGSARKLIEAREKAFWTAKSVGADDVIDVVVPRSEMPAFLARVRELATAAEAGALGCGHAGDGNVHLGIFCKDPEKRYRLLRDIFADGMARGGAISGEHGIGQSRKQHFLELEDPAKVALMRRVKQAFDPTDILNPGVLFG, from the coding sequence ATGGCAGACGTCGCGGCACGGTTCGCCGGCATCGTCGGGGTGGGCAACCTGCTCAGCGGGAACGAGGTCGGCGAGGACTACGCGCACGACGAGTCGCTCACCTGCGAGCCGCACAAACCGGCCTACGTGGCGAAGCCGGGCTCGGCGGAGGAGGTCGCGGCGCTGCTCGTCGCCGCCGCGGAGCACGCCGTGCCCGTCACCGCCCGCGGGTCGGGCAGCGGCCTGTCCGGCGCGGCGAGGCCACGCGAGGACGGGCTGCTGATCTCGTTCGAGCGGATGAACGCCGTGCTCGAGATCGACACCGCCAACCAGGTCGCCGTCGTGCAGCCCGGGGTCACGCTCGCCCAGCTGGACGCCGAGACGGCCGTGGCGGGGCTGGCCTACACGGTCTACCCGGGCGAGCTGAGCGCGAGCGTGGGCGGCACCGTCGGCACGAACGCGGGCGGGATGCGCGCGGTGAAGTACGGCGTCACGCGCAACAACGTCGTTGGCCTGCAAGCGGTTCTGCCCACCGGCGAGATCATCCGCACCGGCGGCAGGACGTCGAAGGTGGCCACCGGCTACGACCTCACCCAGCTGATCATCGGCTCGGAGGGCACGCTGGCGCTCGCGACCGAGGTCATCGTGAAGCTGTACCCGCGGCTGCCCTACGGCGCCACGCTGCTCGCCCCGTTCGGCGACCTCGACCAGGTGATGCAGGCGGTGCCGCCGATCCTCGCGAGCGGGCTGGCGCCGAACATCCTCGAGTACGTCGACAACCTCACGATGGCCGCGATCAGCTACAACGAGAAGCTTTCCCTCGGGGTGCCGGACGAGGTCCGCGACGCGACGCAGGCGTACCTGGTGGTGGGCCTGGAGAACCGGGACAGCGACCGGCTGGACGGCGACGTCGAACGGGCCGGCGAGCTGCTGTCCGAACTCGGCGCCACCGACGTGTACGTGCTCGACGGCGGCTCGGCCCGCAAACTCATCGAGGCACGGGAAAAGGCTTTCTGGACAGCCAAGTCCGTGGGCGCGGACGACGTGATCGACGTCGTCGTGCCGCGCTCGGAGATGCCCGCCTTCCTCGCCCGCGTGCGGGAGCTCGCCACCGCCGCCGAGGCCGGCGCGCTCGGCTGCGGCCACGCCGGGGACGGCAACGTGCACCTGGGCATCTTCTGCAAGGACCCGGAGAAGAGGTACCGGCTCCTGCGCGACATCTTCGCCGACGGGATGGCTCGCGGCGGGGCGATCTCGGGCGAGCACGGCATCGGGCAGAGCAGGAAGCAGCACTTCCTCGAACTCGAGGATCCCGCGAAGGTGGCGTTGATGCGCCGCGTCAAGCAGGCCTTCGATCCCACGGACATCCTGAACCCCGGCGTCCTTTTCGGTTAG
- a CDS encoding acetolactate synthase large subunit yields the protein MNGAQSLIRTLVDAGVDVCFSNPGTSEMHFVAALDSVPEMRGVLGLFEGVVTGAADGYARIAGKPAATLLHLGPGLGNGLANLHNARRAHTPIVNVVGDHATYHKKYDAPLESDIPAVAGSLQGWVRESDSTADVGADAAAAVAAAMDPPGRVATLILPADISWGDGGVAVAPIPPRRPHAVADTVVKSVAEVLRSGEPVALLVGGPACREAGLRAVSRIAAATGAKAFIETFPARLERGAGLPTIERLGYLAEQASYQLGDTRHLVVVGAKSPVSFFAYPGKPSDLVPEGAQVHTLAELDHDVVGALEALADEVAAGVEPVLQEPARPALPSGALTTQNWVEVIGALLPENAIISDEANTSGLLLPAATAGAPRHDVLTLTGGAIGQGLPVATGAAVAAPDRPVIALQSDGSALYTISALWTQARENLNVTTVVLNNRAYAILRMELQRVGAEGNGPKANDLLDLSRPDMDFAKIAEGMGVPATRATTAEELAEQFQRALAEPGPHLIDAAIPPLL from the coding sequence ATGAACGGCGCGCAGTCCCTGATCCGCACGCTCGTCGACGCGGGTGTCGACGTGTGCTTCTCCAACCCCGGCACGTCGGAGATGCACTTCGTCGCCGCGCTGGATTCGGTGCCCGAAATGCGCGGTGTGCTCGGCCTGTTCGAAGGCGTGGTCACCGGCGCGGCCGACGGGTACGCCCGGATCGCGGGCAAGCCCGCGGCGACGCTGCTGCACCTGGGTCCCGGGCTCGGCAACGGCCTGGCGAACCTGCACAACGCACGCCGCGCGCACACCCCGATCGTCAACGTGGTCGGGGATCACGCGACGTACCACAAGAAGTACGACGCCCCGCTGGAGTCGGACATCCCCGCGGTCGCCGGTTCGCTGCAGGGCTGGGTGCGGGAGTCCGACAGCACCGCGGATGTCGGCGCCGACGCGGCCGCCGCCGTGGCCGCGGCGATGGACCCGCCGGGCCGGGTGGCCACGCTGATCCTGCCCGCCGACATCTCGTGGGGCGACGGCGGTGTCGCGGTCGCCCCGATCCCGCCGCGCAGGCCGCATGCGGTGGCGGACACCGTCGTGAAGTCGGTCGCGGAGGTGTTGCGCTCCGGTGAGCCGGTCGCGCTGCTGGTCGGCGGCCCGGCCTGCCGCGAGGCCGGACTGCGCGCGGTCAGCCGGATCGCGGCGGCCACGGGCGCGAAGGCCTTCATCGAAACCTTCCCGGCACGCCTGGAGCGTGGCGCGGGCCTGCCGACGATCGAGCGGCTCGGGTACCTCGCCGAGCAGGCGTCCTACCAGCTCGGCGACACCAGGCACCTCGTCGTGGTGGGCGCGAAGTCGCCGGTGTCGTTCTTCGCCTATCCCGGCAAGCCCAGCGACCTGGTGCCCGAAGGCGCCCAGGTGCACACGCTCGCCGAGCTGGACCACGATGTGGTCGGCGCCCTCGAAGCCCTCGCCGACGAGGTCGCGGCGGGCGTCGAGCCGGTGCTGCAGGAGCCGGCGCGCCCGGCGCTGCCGAGTGGTGCGCTGACGACGCAGAACTGGGTCGAGGTGATCGGCGCGCTGCTGCCGGAGAACGCGATCATCTCCGACGAGGCCAACACTTCCGGTCTGCTCCTCCCGGCCGCCACGGCGGGCGCCCCGCGGCACGACGTGCTCACCCTGACCGGCGGGGCGATCGGCCAGGGCCTGCCGGTGGCGACGGGTGCCGCTGTCGCCGCCCCGGACCGCCCGGTGATCGCCCTGCAGTCCGACGGCAGTGCGCTGTACACGATCTCGGCGCTGTGGACGCAGGCACGGGAGAACCTGAACGTCACGACGGTGGTGCTGAACAACCGCGCGTACGCCATCCTGCGCATGGAGCTGCAGCGTGTGGGCGCGGAAGGCAACGGCCCCAAGGCGAACGACCTGCTGGACCTGTCGCGGCCGGACATGGACTTCGCGAAGATCGCCGAAGGCATGGGCGTCCCCGCGACCCGCGCCACGACGGCGGAGGAGCTGGCGGAGCAGTTCCAGCGGGCACTCGCGGAGCCGGGCCCACATCTGATCGATGCCGCGATCCCGCCGCTGCTGTGA